CCGCCGCCGATCGGCAGCGTTCCAAACAGCAGCCGCAGCACCGGCAACGGAAACTCCACCAGCCCATTGGGCCAGCGAAACAGACCGTGGGGCGTCCCGCGCATGCCGTAGGCGTCATGCCAGCCGGTCGGTACGACACTGGAGTCATAGAGAAACCCCGCCGCGCGCAACTCGTCGATGGCCCACAAATTCTTCTGCCCGATGGAGAAATCCGGCGCGCGAAACCCGATGACCGGCTGCCCGCATGCGTCCTCCAGCAGCCGCTTGGCCTCTGTCAGATCGTGACGAAATGACTCACGCGACTGCCCGAAAATGCGACGGTGCTCCAGTGCGTGGCAGCCGATTTCGTGCCCGCCCTCGGCGACGCGCCGGACCAGGTCGGGTCGTGACTTCGCGATGCGGCCCAGAAAGAAGAATGTCGCATGCGTGTTGCAGCCCGCCAGCAGCTCGAGGGTCACTTCAAGATTGTCGGCGATCTGGCCATCTTGCGTCTCGATGCGGAGAAACTCCGTCGGCACCGACACGCTCTCCACGAGCGCTTCCGCCTGCGCCTCGACATCGATCGTCAAGGCCAGTGAGGAGGCACCCGTCAACTCGCTCATATTACCGGCTCGCGCCCGGCCAGCCGTGCGCATGGCGGCGCATTGTCTGGGGTCAGATTTGGAAATAGCGGGAGAAATCGCAGGCGAACCCGCGCGGCGTGTACTCGCCGCGCTCGGCATCGAGTTGATAGTCGCCGCGACATCGCCCGTCGGCGATGGCGGTGATCGCCGCCAGGAACCGGTCCACTTCCCCGATCGTGTTGTAAATCCCGAAGCTGATGCGCACGGTGCCCGGCAGGCGCGAACGGTCGCGCGACA
The window above is part of the Candidatus Zixiibacteriota bacterium genome. Proteins encoded here:
- a CDS encoding DUF3473 domain-containing protein, yielding MSELTGASSLALTIDVEAQAEALVESVSVPTEFLRIETQDGQIADNLEVTLELLAGCNTHATFFFLGRIAKSRPDLVRRVAEGGHEIGCHALEHRRIFGQSRESFRHDLTEAKRLLEDACGQPVIGFRAPDFSIGQKNLWAIDELRAAGFLYDSSVVPTGWHDAYGMRGTPHGLFRWPNGLVEFPLPVLRLLFGTLPIGGGGYFRVYPFWVTRVFFGRRGRSEIPTTFYAHPCEIGGIAPRLPGLSWPRRFRHYSGLSKGRRRMETLLHSVRFTTMSAVLRNEGFIT